The Nitriliruptor alkaliphilus DSM 45188 genome includes a region encoding these proteins:
- a CDS encoding methylated-DNA--[protein]-cysteine S-methyltransferase, producing MTATATSRVHTTVLSPIGPLTLVATDGILSGLYMDAQRHAPDEATFGPRDHGPFGDVELQLAEYFAGDRTDFDVPLRLEGTEFQRRVWTALREVPYGRTWSYGQLADHIGSPGASRAVGLANGRNPIAIIVPCHRVVGADGKLTGYGGGLERKQQLLDLERDGSDRLF from the coding sequence ATCACCGCGACCGCCACCAGCCGTGTCCACACCACCGTGTTGTCACCGATCGGCCCGCTGACCCTCGTGGCGACCGACGGGATCCTCAGCGGCCTGTACATGGACGCGCAGCGGCACGCGCCGGACGAGGCGACCTTCGGTCCGCGTGACCACGGTCCGTTCGGTGACGTGGAGCTGCAGCTGGCCGAGTACTTCGCCGGTGACCGGACGGACTTCGACGTGCCGCTGCGGCTCGAGGGCACCGAGTTCCAGCGTCGGGTGTGGACCGCGCTGCGCGAGGTGCCGTACGGGCGGACCTGGTCCTACGGGCAGCTCGCCGACCACATCGGATCGCCGGGCGCGTCGCGAGCGGTCGGCCTCGCCAACGGCCGCAACCCGATCGCGATCATCGTCCCGTGCCACCGTGTCGTCGGTGCCGACGGCAAGCTCACCGGGTACGGCGGCGGGCTCGAGCGCAAGCAGCAGCTGCTCGACCTCGAGCGGGACGGCAGCGACCGTCTCTTCTGA